Proteins encoded in a region of the Ancylobacter sp. SL191 genome:
- a CDS encoding GcvT family protein → MSAVPIQARIVIIGGGIIGASTAYHLGKMGYRDTVLVEKHKLTSGSTFHAAGLVGQLRSNAGITQLLGESVKLYRTLEAETGLATGWKMNGGLRLACNEERWTEVKRQATTARSFGLEMHLLTPLEAQKLWPLMDVSDVVGAAFLPTDGQANPSDITASLAKGARMNGVTICEDTTVTGLTVEKGRVTTVRTTRGDIACEIVVNCAGQWAREVGAMAGVNVPLVSVQHQYMVTERIEGVTPDLPTLRDPDRLTYYKEEVGGLVMGGYEPNPLPWAEGGIPEGFNFQLLPSNFDHFEPIMELALGRVPALETAGVKELINGPESFTPDGNFILGQAPELTGFYVGAGFNAFGIASGGGAGKALAEWIAGDGRPPYDLSPVDILRFGRNHQDVAWVRARTLEAYGKHYTIAWPHEEHASGRPLRRSPLYDRLAAQGAVFGEKLGWERPNWFAADGETAKDIYTYGRPNWADAVARENRAARASLAILDQSSFAKFLAVGRDAEAALSIISAADVAGPVGSVTYAPMLNRRGGIECDITVARLSPTSYYLIAGTGAATHDFDWIRRNIPEELDAHLIDITSAYGVLTLIGPNSRALLEKLTGDDVSNTGFPYASLREIRLAGAPVRALRLTYAGELGYELHMPTEFTASVYEALMAAGAEFTITNIGYRALESLRLEKGYWASGSDVGPDHSPIEAGLGWAVKLGSGLPFIGREALEAKAAQPLTKRLAGFTVAAPAIILLGRETIYRDGVRMGWLASAGFGPTVGLPIGYGYVRRPEGGLDDDFLLTGSYELEVAGERVPAKLHLGALYDPENARIFS, encoded by the coding sequence ATGTCCGCCGTCCCCATCCAGGCCCGCATCGTCATCATCGGTGGCGGCATCATCGGTGCCTCCACCGCCTATCACCTCGGCAAGATGGGCTATCGCGACACGGTGCTGGTCGAGAAGCACAAGCTCACCTCCGGCTCCACCTTCCACGCCGCCGGCCTTGTCGGGCAGCTGCGCTCCAATGCCGGCATCACCCAGCTGCTCGGCGAGAGCGTGAAGCTCTACCGCACGCTGGAGGCCGAGACAGGCCTTGCCACCGGCTGGAAGATGAATGGCGGCCTGCGCCTCGCCTGCAATGAAGAGCGCTGGACCGAGGTGAAGCGCCAGGCCACCACCGCCCGCTCCTTCGGGCTGGAGATGCACCTGCTCACCCCGCTGGAGGCGCAGAAGCTCTGGCCGCTGATGGATGTGTCCGATGTCGTCGGCGCCGCCTTCCTGCCGACCGACGGGCAGGCCAACCCTTCCGACATCACCGCCTCGCTCGCCAAGGGCGCGCGGATGAACGGCGTCACCATCTGCGAGGACACCACCGTCACCGGCCTCACGGTCGAGAAGGGCCGCGTCACCACGGTGCGCACGACCCGCGGCGACATCGCCTGCGAGATCGTGGTGAACTGCGCCGGGCAATGGGCGCGCGAGGTCGGCGCCATGGCCGGCGTCAATGTCCCCCTCGTCTCGGTGCAGCACCAGTACATGGTGACGGAGCGGATCGAGGGCGTGACGCCGGACCTGCCGACCCTGCGCGATCCCGATCGGCTGACCTATTACAAGGAAGAGGTCGGCGGCCTCGTCATGGGCGGCTATGAGCCGAACCCACTTCCCTGGGCCGAGGGCGGCATTCCCGAGGGCTTCAACTTCCAGCTCCTGCCCTCGAACTTCGATCATTTCGAGCCGATCATGGAGCTGGCGCTCGGCCGCGTGCCGGCGCTGGAGACGGCGGGCGTCAAGGAACTCATCAACGGCCCGGAGAGCTTCACGCCGGACGGCAATTTCATTCTCGGCCAGGCGCCGGAGCTGACCGGCTTCTATGTCGGCGCCGGCTTCAACGCCTTCGGCATCGCCTCGGGCGGCGGCGCCGGCAAGGCGCTGGCGGAATGGATCGCCGGCGATGGCCGCCCGCCCTATGACCTCTCCCCCGTCGATATTCTCCGCTTCGGCCGCAACCATCAGGATGTCGCCTGGGTGCGAGCCCGCACGCTGGAAGCCTATGGCAAGCACTACACCATTGCCTGGCCGCATGAGGAGCACGCCAGCGGGCGCCCGCTGCGCCGCTCCCCGCTCTATGACCGGCTGGCCGCGCAGGGCGCGGTGTTTGGCGAGAAGCTCGGCTGGGAGCGGCCGAACTGGTTCGCGGCGGATGGCGAAACGGCAAAGGACATCTACACCTATGGCCGGCCGAACTGGGCGGATGCGGTGGCGCGCGAGAACCGCGCCGCCCGCGCCTCGCTCGCCATCCTCGACCAGAGCTCCTTCGCCAAGTTCCTGGCTGTTGGCCGCGATGCCGAGGCGGCGCTGTCGATCATCAGCGCGGCGGATGTGGCGGGCCCCGTGGGTTCCGTCACCTACGCGCCCATGCTGAACCGGCGCGGCGGCATCGAATGCGACATCACCGTCGCCCGGCTGTCGCCGACCTCCTACTACCTGATCGCCGGCACCGGCGCGGCGACCCATGACTTCGACTGGATCCGCCGCAACATACCCGAGGAACTCGACGCCCATCTCATCGACATCACCTCGGCCTATGGCGTGCTGACGCTGATCGGCCCGAACAGCCGGGCGCTCCTGGAAAAGCTCACCGGCGACGATGTGTCGAATACCGGCTTCCCCTATGCGTCGCTGCGCGAGATCCGCCTCGCCGGCGCGCCGGTGCGGGCGCTGCGCCTCACCTATGCCGGCGAGCTCGGCTATGAGCTGCACATGCCGACCGAATTCACCGCCAGCGTCTATGAGGCGCTGATGGCGGCGGGGGCGGAATTCACCATCACCAATATCGGCTACCGCGCGCTGGAAAGCCTGCGGCTGGAAAAGGGTTACTGGGCCTCGGGCTCGGATGTCGGGCCGGACCATTCGCCGATCGAGGCCGGGCTCGGCTGGGCGGTGAAGCTCGGCTCCGGCCTGCCCTTCATCGGCCGCGAGGCGCTGGAGGCCAAGGCCGCGCAGCCGCTCACCAAGCGCCTCGCCGGCTTCACCGTGGCGGCCCCCGCCATCATCCTGCTCGGGCGCGAGACCATCTACCGCGACGGCGTGCGCATGGGCTGGCTCGCCTCGGCCGGCTTCGGGCCGACGGTCGGCCTGCCCATCGGCTATGGCTATGTACGCCGGCCGGAAGGCGGGCTCGACGATGATTTCCTGCTCACCGGCAGCTATGAGCTGGAAGTCGCCGGCGAGCGCGTGCCGGCCAAGCTCCATCTCGGCGCGCTCTACGACCCGGAGAATGCACGCATTTTCAGCTGA